The window TCCGGTGTGATGGCCTCGGCGTTGAAGTGCGGGGCCGGGATGACCGGGCCGTGTTGCGTCCAACGGAGTTTGTGGGTGATCGGTTCGGCATCCTTCACGTCGATGACGGTATCATCTGTACGAAAGCGACGAGGACCTTCCTGCGTGATGTATTCAGCGGGGTTATCGGGATTGATCCGTTCAATAAACAGATCCTGATCGTCGAGATAGGACGTCGTCAGTCCCCATGCGAGATCCTCGTTCCGGCCGATCAGGATGCTGGGCAGGCCGGGAATCGTGCCGCCGATTGCCGGGCCTGAGGAGAACTCCAGCCGAGCGATCATCCAGAAGCTGGGCGCATAGAGTGCGAGGTGAGGATCATTGGCAAGAAGCGGTGCGTTGGCGGCGGCGCGGCTGGCATCGGCGGCAAACGCGTTGGAAGCACCGGTTTCACCAATGCGCATTTGCGGGTTGAGCGGGTGGCGGGGCGGGCGCGTTGCGACCGCTGCGAACTCTGTGCCTGCCGGGAACAGTGCGGCAAATTCGGGCAGATCAATGACAGCAGGCACGGTGCTGTTGCCGAGATCGGCGAGGCGCTCGGGTGAGAGCCGGAGGGAGAGTTCGGCCTGAAGCACCTCACGCTCCGCCATGTCGGAGAGCTGGAATGCCATCAATTTCTGGATGGCGATGCTGTCGGCGGGCGTCCACGGCGCGATAGCAGGCTCAAAGAGAAAGAATTCCGGGGCGCCGCGGCCAAGTGCTTCAGTCTGGATCAGATCGAGATAGGCATTCACACCGTCTGCGTAAGACTGAAGTTCGTCCTGCGTTTGCTGTGACTGGTCCCGGACGGCTGTGACGGACAAACCATAGAGATCAAGGGCGCGCATCAGATGATCTATTTCCAGAGTGTCCGCGCCGAAGATCTCTGACAACCGCCCCTGGACGGTGCGGCGCATCAGAGTCATCTGCCAAAGCCTGTCCTGCGCATGAACAAAGCCAAGACCAAAGAGGGCGTCGGTGTCGGTTTCGGCGAAGATATGGGGAACGGCGTGGTTATCGCGGACGATCTCGATCGGCCGGTCGAGGCGTTGCAGGGTGTAGCTCGCGTCGTAGTCGGGCAGGGAGTGGGAGGCGAGATAGTAGACGAGACCGAGGGCGCAAGCGGCAAGCAGGAAGATGGCAACAAGCCCCCGCGCCAGCCATTTGAAGAGAGTGATCATTCGTTAAGTCGGCCTCCAACCTTGACGTCGAAAGCGATAGCAGGCCATGTCGCACATAACAATTGATTGACAGGGAATATGGGAGGTCAGGCATGGCACGGACAGCATTTCTGGGGCTTGGGGTGATGGGTTACCCGATGGCGGGGCACTTGCAGGCGAAGGGTCACGAGGTGACGGTCTACAACCGCACGACAGCGAAGGCTGAAAAATGGGCGGTGGAGCATGGCGGCACCTTTGCGCCTACCCCAGCGGAAGCCGTGGCCGGTGCTGAAATCGTGTTTGCCTGTGTCGGCAACGATGACGATCTGCGTTCCATCACCAGCGCGGACGGCGGGTGTTTCACCGCAATTGAAAAAGGTGCGGTATTCGTGGATCACACGACCGCCTCGGCTGAGGTGGCGCGTGAACTTCACGCTGCGGCAGCCGAGCGCGGCTTCGCTTTTGTTGACGCGCCGGTTTCAGGCGGGCAGGCCGGGGCAGAGAATGGCGTGCTGACGGTGATGTGCGGCGGAGACGAGGCCCCCTATTCCAAGGTAGAACCTGTGATCGCCTCATTTGCCAAATCCTGCCGGCTAATGGGGCCCTCGGGCGCCGGGCAACTGACAAAGATGGTCAACCAGATATGTATTGCCGGCTTGTTGCAGGGCCTGTCGGAAGGCATGAACTTTGCGGCGAAGGCCGGTCTCGACGGAGAGGCGGTGCTGGACGTGATTTCTAAGGGTGCCGCGGGATCGTGGCAGATGGAAAACCGTGGCTCGACCATGTTGAAGGGCGAGTTCGAGTTTGGTTTCGCCGTGGACTGGATGCGCAAGGACCTGGGCATTTGTCTTTCCGAGGCAAACAACAATGGTGCGCAATTGCCGGTTACAGCCTTGGTGGATCAGTTCTACAAGGAAGTTCAGGCTATGGGTGGCGGACGCTGGGATACCTCCAGCCTGATGAAAAGGCTGACACAGAACGGCTGAGCGCGGCTTGAGGCCCGCTGTATCTGCGGGTAAGGGAAGCGCGAGCGTTCAGGAGGAGTGACCATGCCCGCACCCGTATTCGACCCCGCCCGCAAGCCCAAGATTGCGCCTTCAATCCTTTCAGCGGATTTCGCAGCATTGGGTGAGGAGATCGCGCGGGTCGAGCGGCAGGGCGCGGACTGGATTCACGTGGACCCGATGGATGGGCATTTCGTGCCGAACCTGACGATCGGGCCGAACGTGGTGGCGGCGATCCGGCCGCATGTGAGGACAGTGGTGGATGTGCACCTGATGATCGCCCCCGCCGATCCGTATCTGGAGGCGTTCGCCAAGGCGGGATCGGATATTCTGACGGTTCACGCCGAGGCCGGGCCGCATCTGGACCGGTCGCTTCAGGCGGTGCGCGATCTGGGCTGCAAGGCGGGCGTGGCGCTGAACATCACGACGCCCCTGAGCGTGATCGAATACTGCCTCGACAAGATCGACCTGATCCTTGTGATGACGATCAACCCCGGTTTCGGTGGCCAGAAGTTCACGCATTCGGTGGTGGAGAAGGTGGCCGAGGCCCGGAGGCTGATCGGCGAGCGTCCAATCTGGCTGGAAGTGGATGGCGGAGTGACGCCTGAGACGGCGCCGCTGTGCACAAATGCCGGTGCCGATGTGCTGGTGGCCGGGTCTGCCGTGTTCAACGGCGGTAACGAGGAGGCCTATGGCGCCAATATTGCGGCGCTCAAGGCCTCCGTCGGTTTGTGATCAGGCGGCTGCGAGGCCGGCAATAGCGGCTTCGGCCGATGCTTGTGCCTTTGCGGGATCAACCATCAGCAGGTCGGCTGCGACGATCGAAACATCGGTGATGCCCAGAAAGGCGAGGACGTGGCGAAGGTAGGGCGTCGTGAAATCCACGTCACTGTCCACTGCGGTGCCGCCGGAGGCGATGGCCAGAATGGCGCGCTTGCCTTTGAGCAGGCCTTCGGGACCGGCTTCGGTATACTGGAAGGTCCGGCGGGCACGGGCGACGAGATCAACCCAGGCCTTGAGAGCAGCGGGAACACCGAAATTGTAGACCGGAACGCCGATGACGATGATGTCGGCGGCCTCGAGTTCCGACACGAGTTCCTCGGACGCGGCCAGCTTGCCGAGATGATCGTCGGACCGGTCTTCGGCGGGGGTAAAGTTGGCGCCGATCCAGCTCTCGTCGATGATCTCGATGCCGTCTGCAAGGTCCCGGTGGATGACGGTGGCGTCTCCGCCTTCGCGGAGCTTGGAAACGATGTCGGATGTCAGCTTGCGGCTGGTGGAACCTTCGCGGCGCATGCTGCTGTCGATCTGGAGAATTGTGGTCATGATATTGCCTCTGTCTGAATGTTTCGGGTCAGACATATTCATCGAGGCAGAAAGAACAATAATTGGAAAGGAAAGTCACCGTCGCCAAATTGGCAACGGTGAGATCAGGTTCAGGAGCGAATGAGCCGGGAGTACTTCGCGCCTTCGAGACTGGCGCCGACGATCAGGCCGCGCTGCCCGAACACGATCGACACCACCGGACGGCTCACCGTATTCGTCGAAGCCCCGACGGAAGCACCGTCTTCCAGGATCGCCACCTCAGCATCTACACCAAGTTCCCAGCCGTCGGTTATGCGGAACTGGCGCAACGATTCCTGAGTGAGGAAGAACAATGCCTGATTGAAGCTCTGTGCCCCGATCTGGAAACCGATGGCCGCAGCGGACATGGAGATGTAATCGACGGTGGCTTCGCCGACTTGCAGCGCTCCCTCGCCATATGCACCGCTGATGACGAAGCCGCCCTCGATGATGTTGGGGATAATCAATGACCCGGCAGCCTGATCAGCAAGTTGCTGGGACCAGGGAACGGACCGGTAGAGCAGGGCACGGGCCGCGGCCACATCCCGCTCGATCTGGCCAGCACTCTGGACATTGCCGACAGTACAGGCGGACAGGCTTGCCGCACCAGCGGCGAGCACGCCGCGTCTTGTCCAATTGTTCATGGACTGCTCCTCGTTGTTGTCCGGCTGGCGGACCGCCTCTTGCCTTCGGTCTAGCGCCAAAGGTCCGAGTATTTTCTACCACACCGGCGGCGGCATTGCCAGCGCGGGGCAGGGCAGGCTATCAGGCGTGAAATACTTGCAGGGAGCGTTTGATGGCAGCCGCCAGAAAAATCTGCGTCGTGTCAACGGCAGCGAACACGGATAAGGTTCTGGACGAGTTGCGAGCGACGGCTCCGGAACTTGATTTCGTGCTGCATTTCGGTCGGAAGAAGGCCGACTACATGACCGCCAGCATTTCACGGATGAGCCCAATCGCTGCAGAACGGGGGCATCTGACCGTTGAGGCTGGTGCCTATTCCGGAGCCCATGGCGATGCGATGCTGGCGGCGGATTACTGGCGGGATGCCGCGCTGTTCGAAGACCATTTCATGCGCCGCGATCCCCTGTTCGCAAACAATTCCCACAAGCTCCGCAACCACCATGATTACATGGATTTTTTCCACATTCTCAGCGACATGATAGCTGGGGAACTGGCGCGGAGTGGAGCGGATACAGTCCTGTTTTTCAATGTGCCCCACCTGGCCTATGACACGGTCCTCTACCAGGTGGCGCAGGCCCGCGGCCTTCAGTGCCTGATCGTGACCCAGATGCTGATACCGGGCTATTTCGCGTCCATGCACAAAATCGGGGATCTGGGTTTCGGGCCGCGACGCGATGGCGGAGAGCCGTTTGCGATTGCACGAGACGAGAACCTGCAACATTTCTATATGCCCGATATGACGCCGGAGACGGGAAGCGGGCGGCTGAATGCGCGGAATATCGCCAGTCTGGCGGTCTATCTGCTGAAAAAGGAACCTTCGGCATTGGTTCGACCGGGGAGGATTGCAGAACTCGTGACGCGGATGCGTGCGGTCAAATCCGTATTTCCGGACTGGCGCGACCCGTTTGCGAAGTATTTCCACGTCGATCAGTTCGCCTATCTCGAGACATTGGCAAGCTTCGAGAAGAACACACCCGACCTGTCGCAGCGCTACGTCTATTTTCCGTTGCAACTTCAACCGGAGATGACCACTTCGGCTTTGGGTGGCAGGTTTGCAGATCAGATACTGGCGATCGAACAACTGGCGCGGATATTGCCTGAAGGGGTGAAGATCTTCGTGAAAGAAAACCCCAAGCAGGGTTCATTCTTGCGTGGACCTCTGCATTTTCACCGGTTGCGGCGTATTCCGGCAGTTGAGATCATGCCTTCCCACCTCGACACCCATGCGCTGAATGACAATGCGGAGTTCGTGGCGGCGGTTACCGGCACCGCCGGATGGGAGGCCATCCGCAAGGGCAAGCCCGCGCTGGTGTTCGGCAATGCCTGGTACGGTGATTTGCCGGGCGTGGTGAGATTTCGCGGCGGGCTGAATTACTCGGAGATAGTGAGCACCATGATCGACCATGACGAACTGGAGATGCGGGTCGGTGCCATGCTTGCGGGATTCCATCAAGGAATTGTGGAGCGGCATTACGTGCGGCAACTCGATGATTTTGATCCGGCGGACAATGTGCGCCGGGTGGCGGCAACGGTCCGAGGATTGCTGGCCGGCGAGGTTCCGGTGAGTTTCTCAGGACCGTAATGCGCGAGCCATCGCCGGGGCGAAATAGGTGAGAATG of the Algicella marina genome contains:
- a CDS encoding NAD(P)-dependent oxidoreductase, with the protein product MDREYGRSGMARTAFLGLGVMGYPMAGHLQAKGHEVTVYNRTTAKAEKWAVEHGGTFAPTPAEAVAGAEIVFACVGNDDDLRSITSADGGCFTAIEKGAVFVDHTTASAEVARELHAAAAERGFAFVDAPVSGGQAGAENGVLTVMCGGDEAPYSKVEPVIASFAKSCRLMGPSGAGQLTKMVNQICIAGLLQGLSEGMNFAAKAGLDGEAVLDVISKGAAGSWQMENRGSTMLKGEFEFGFAVDWMRKDLGICLSEANNNGAQLPVTALVDQFYKEVQAMGGGRWDTSSLMKRLTQNG
- the rpe gene encoding ribulose-phosphate 3-epimerase; translated protein: MPAPVFDPARKPKIAPSILSADFAALGEEIARVERQGADWIHVDPMDGHFVPNLTIGPNVVAAIRPHVRTVVDVHLMIAPADPYLEAFAKAGSDILTVHAEAGPHLDRSLQAVRDLGCKAGVALNITTPLSVIEYCLDKIDLILVMTINPGFGGQKFTHSVVEKVAEARRLIGERPIWLEVDGGVTPETAPLCTNAGADVLVAGSAVFNGGNEEAYGANIAALKASVGL
- a CDS encoding YSC84-related protein — protein: MNNWTRRGVLAAGAASLSACTVGNVQSAGQIERDVAAARALLYRSVPWSQQLADQAAGSLIIPNIIEGGFVISGAYGEGALQVGEATVDYISMSAAAIGFQIGAQSFNQALFFLTQESLRQFRITDGWELGVDAEVAILEDGASVGASTNTVSRPVVSIVFGQRGLIVGASLEGAKYSRLIRS
- a CDS encoding FMN-dependent NADH-azoreductase, producing MTTILQIDSSMRREGSTSRKLTSDIVSKLREGGDATVIHRDLADGIEIIDESWIGANFTPAEDRSDDHLGKLAASEELVSELEAADIIVIGVPVYNFGVPAALKAWVDLVARARRTFQYTEAGPEGLLKGKRAILAIASGGTAVDSDVDFTTPYLRHVLAFLGITDVSIVAADLLMVDPAKAQASAEAAIAGLAAA